One window of Alkaliphilus metalliredigens QYMF genomic DNA carries:
- a CDS encoding polyphosphate polymerase domain-containing protein, whose amino-acid sequence MIQEVFNRYEFKYVINMNQYKQVLKALKGRIEVDGNGDPDGFYKILSLYYDSDADTFFHETIDGTTFRQKLRLRAYNHVTMEDDVFLEVKQKHNGVVNKRRTQMRVKDAYDFLKLGVDQKALQQYASSNKQILNEIHFLKEFHLLTPKILVSYDRQAFQGIEEKDLRVTFDTNLRKQEFDLRIDGANLGTQFMGSDVSVLEVKVNDRIPLWLSRTLNECGCYRQSVSKYCIGYQQSLTAANSQKKQVG is encoded by the coding sequence ATGATCCAAGAGGTTTTTAATCGATATGAATTTAAATATGTCATTAATATGAATCAATATAAACAGGTATTAAAGGCGTTGAAGGGTCGGATTGAAGTGGATGGCAATGGGGATCCTGATGGTTTTTATAAAATCCTCAGCCTGTATTATGATTCCGATGCAGATACTTTTTTCCATGAAACAATTGATGGGACCACATTCCGACAAAAGCTACGATTGCGGGCCTATAATCACGTGACCATGGAAGATGATGTTTTTTTAGAGGTGAAGCAAAAGCATAATGGGGTTGTGAATAAAAGAAGAACCCAGATGAGGGTAAAGGATGCCTATGATTTTTTAAAGCTAGGGGTAGATCAAAAGGCTCTTCAGCAATATGCATCCTCAAACAAACAAATTTTAAATGAAATTCACTTTTTAAAGGAGTTTCACCTACTGACTCCTAAGATTTTAGTTTCCTATGACAGACAGGCATTTCAAGGGATTGAAGAAAAAGACCTGAGGGTTACATTTGATACCAACCTAAGAAAGCAGGAATTTGATCTGCGTATAGATGGGGCTAATTTAGGGACACAATTTATGGGTTCAGATGTGAGTGTATTGGAGGTCAAGGTCAATGACCGGATCCCCCTTTGGCTTTCAAGGACTCTGAATGAATGTGGCTGTTATCGACAAAGTGTTTCAAAATATTGTATCGGATACCAGCAGTCATTGACGGCTGCAAACAGCCAAAAGAAACAAGTGGGCTAG
- a CDS encoding IS4-like element ISVsa5 family transposase has product MCELDILHDSLYQFCPELHLKRLNSLTLACHALLDCKTLTLTELGRNLPTKARTKHNIKRIDRLLGNRHLHKERLAVYRWHASFICSGNTMPIVLVDWSDIREQKRLMVLRASVALHGRSVTLYEKAFPLSEQCSKKAHDQFLADLASILPSNTTPLIVSDAGFKVPWYKSVEKLGWYWLSRVRGKVQYADLGAENWKPISNLHDMSSSHSKTLGYKRLTKSNPISCQILLYKSRSKGRKNQRSTRTHCHHPSPKIYSASAKEPWVLATNLPVEIRTPKQLVNIYSKRMQIEETFRDLKSPAYGLGLRHSRTSSSERFDIMLLIALMLQLTCWLAGVHAQKQGWDKHFQANTVRNRNVLSTVRLGMEVLRHSGYTITREDLLVAATLLAQNLFTHGYALGKL; this is encoded by the coding sequence ATGTGCGAACTCGATATTTTACACGACTCTCTTTACCAATTCTGCCCCGAATTACACTTAAAACGACTCAACAGCTTAACGTTGGCTTGCCACGCATTACTTGACTGTAAAACTCTCACTCTTACCGAACTTGGCCGTAACCTGCCAACCAAAGCGAGAACAAAACATAACATCAAACGAATCGACCGATTGTTAGGTAATCGTCACCTCCACAAAGAGCGACTCGCTGTATACCGTTGGCATGCTAGCTTTATCTGTTCGGGCAATACGATGCCCATTGTACTTGTTGACTGGTCTGATATTCGTGAGCAAAAACGACTTATGGTATTGCGAGCTTCAGTCGCACTACACGGTCGTTCTGTTACTCTTTATGAGAAAGCGTTCCCGCTTTCAGAGCAATGTTCAAAGAAAGCTCATGACCAATTTCTAGCCGACCTTGCGAGCATTCTACCGAGTAACACCACACCGCTCATTGTCAGTGATGCTGGCTTTAAAGTGCCATGGTATAAATCCGTTGAGAAGCTGGGTTGGTACTGGTTAAGTCGAGTAAGAGGAAAAGTACAATATGCAGACCTAGGAGCGGAAAACTGGAAACCTATCAGCAACTTACATGATATGTCATCTAGTCACTCAAAGACTTTAGGCTATAAGAGGCTGACTAAAAGCAATCCAATCTCATGCCAAATTCTATTGTATAAATCTCGCTCTAAAGGCCGAAAAAATCAGCGCTCGACACGGACTCATTGTCACCACCCGTCACCTAAAATCTACTCAGCGTCGGCAAAGGAGCCATGGGTTCTAGCAACTAACTTACCTGTTGAAATTCGAACACCCAAACAACTTGTTAATATCTATTCGAAGCGAATGCAGATTGAAGAAACCTTCCGAGACTTGAAAAGTCCTGCCTACGGACTAGGCCTACGCCATAGCCGAACGAGCAGCTCAGAGCGTTTTGATATCATGCTGCTAATCGCCCTGATGCTTCAACTAACATGTTGGCTTGCGGGCGTTCATGCTCAGAAACAAGGTTGGGACAAGCACTTCCAGGCTAACACAGTCAGAAATCGAAACGTACTCTCAACAGTTCGCTTAGGCATGGAAGTTTTGCGGCATTCTGGCTACACAATAACAAGGGAAGACTTACTCGTGGCTGCAACCCTACTAGCTCAAAATTTATTCACACATGGTTACGCTTTGGGGAAATTATGA
- a CDS encoding glycosyltransferase family 2 protein, whose amino-acid sequence MKEKLISLVVPMYCENEVAKECYKRLKEVMKKHEIPYEMVFINDGSTDETLSILEVIAAQDKKVKVISFARNFGHQIAVTAGIKRAQGDAVIVIDADLQDPPELIPEMIKLWEEGYHVVYGKRKKRQGETWFKLTTAKYFYRFLNSITEVDIPLDTGDFRLMDRKVVDIFNNMPEKNRFIRGMVSWIGFKQTAIEYERQERFAGETKYPLKQMLKLAADGILSFSFKPVKWIEGTGIVIFLLGMLLLFFSGIYGLLVVIGGIQLFAIGIIGEYVVRIYDEARARPIYTVEKEINFK is encoded by the coding sequence ATGAAAGAAAAGCTGATTTCTTTAGTGGTACCCATGTATTGTGAAAATGAAGTCGCTAAGGAATGCTATAAACGATTAAAAGAAGTGATGAAAAAGCATGAGATCCCCTATGAAATGGTGTTTATCAATGATGGTAGCACCGATGAGACCCTATCTATATTAGAAGTTATTGCAGCCCAGGATAAAAAGGTAAAGGTCATTAGCTTTGCCCGGAACTTTGGCCATCAAATAGCAGTGACCGCAGGGATTAAGCGGGCCCAAGGGGATGCCGTGATCGTCATCGATGCAGATCTACAGGATCCACCGGAGCTCATTCCAGAAATGATCAAGCTATGGGAGGAAGGCTATCATGTTGTCTATGGAAAGCGGAAGAAGCGTCAAGGGGAAACCTGGTTTAAGCTGACCACGGCCAAATATTTTTACCGATTTTTAAATAGTATCACTGAGGTGGATATTCCACTTGATACAGGAGACTTTCGATTGATGGATCGTAAGGTAGTAGATATCTTTAACAATATGCCTGAGAAGAACCGATTTATTCGGGGAATGGTCAGCTGGATAGGATTTAAGCAAACAGCCATTGAATATGAAAGACAGGAGCGCTTTGCAGGAGAGACAAAGTACCCACTGAAGCAGATGCTAAAGTTAGCAGCCGACGGCATTTTATCCTTCTCCTTTAAGCCTGTCAAGTGGATTGAAGGTACTGGAATTGTTATTTTCCTATTGGGAATGCTACTTTTATTCTTCTCTGGGATTTATGGACTGCTAGTGGTCATTGGTGGGATTCAATTGTTTGCCATTGGCATCATTGGAGAATATGTTGTGCGGATTTATGACGAAGCTCGGGCAAGACCAATTTATACCGTAGAGAAGGAAATTAACTTCAAGTAG
- a CDS encoding DUF4956 domain-containing protein has protein sequence MEQLFEEAIQLNGVTPMQMVINVIVTMIVSLCVGLIITYTYRKTHKGANYSQSFVHTLLIMNIVISVVIMVIGSNIARAFSLAGALSIVRFRSAIRDPKDVAFIFFAMAVGLATGTGNYLVAIVFAIVVSFVIYGLYTFNYGDRGQVNKILKITVPENLNYEGLFDDLFQEHLIDYSLASVKTTNLGTMFELTYFIRSKEEQQDKELIDGIRCRNANLRVAILLNAQDYYE, from the coding sequence ATGGAGCAGTTATTTGAAGAAGCAATACAATTAAATGGTGTCACACCTATGCAAATGGTAATTAATGTGATCGTGACCATGATTGTCAGTTTATGTGTGGGGTTGATCATTACCTATACCTATAGAAAGACCCACAAGGGGGCTAATTACTCCCAATCCTTTGTACACACCCTGCTGATCATGAATATTGTCATTTCCGTGGTCATTATGGTTATTGGAAGTAATATTGCAAGGGCTTTTAGTCTAGCCGGTGCACTATCCATTGTTCGCTTTAGGAGTGCCATTCGAGATCCTAAGGATGTGGCCTTTATCTTTTTTGCCATGGCTGTGGGCTTAGCCACTGGAACTGGTAATTACCTGGTGGCCATTGTCTTTGCCATCGTGGTTTCATTTGTGATTTACGGACTTTATACCTTTAATTATGGAGATCGAGGACAAGTTAATAAGATATTAAAGATCACAGTTCCTGAAAATTTAAATTATGAAGGCTTATTTGATGATCTTTTTCAAGAACATTTAATAGACTATTCCCTGGCCAGTGTGAAAACCACAAACCTAGGAACAATGTTTGAGCTCACCTACTTTATTAGAAGTAAGGAAGAGCAGCAGGACAAGGAACTCATTGATGGGATTCGCTGTCGAAATGCCAATCTAAGGGTGGCGATTTTACTCAATGCCCAGGATTATTATGAGTAG
- a CDS encoding GtrA family protein gives MLGNLKHYMNYLIFGVLTTAVNLVIYTILIRFGLHYLISTTIAFILAVSVAFYTNRKWVFDSDVKEQKGLMKEMSTFFVVRIGTYFFDLFGLILLIQLADMDELISKLIVNGGVIVLNYALSKWVVFKKPRPMTVGKNG, from the coding sequence ATGCTAGGAAATCTAAAACATTATATGAATTATCTCATTTTTGGGGTATTAACAACCGCAGTGAACCTGGTGATTTACACCATATTGATTCGGTTTGGGCTTCACTATCTGATCAGTACAACCATTGCCTTTATCCTAGCGGTTTCTGTGGCCTTTTACACCAATCGGAAATGGGTTTTTGACAGTGATGTTAAGGAGCAAAAGGGCCTGATGAAGGAAATGAGCACCTTTTTTGTTGTTCGGATTGGAACCTATTTCTTTGATTTGTTTGGATTGATCTTACTCATTCAGCTGGCGGATATGGATGAGCTCATTAGTAAGTTGATCGTCAATGGGGGTGTGATTGTGCTGAACTATGCACTGAGCAAGTGGGTGGTCTTTAAAAAGCCCAGACCCATGACCGTAGGTAAAAATGGATAA